From one Agathobaculum sp. NTUH-O15-33 genomic stretch:
- a CDS encoding UvrD-helicase domain-containing protein, translating into MYIADLHIHSRFSRATSHECDAPHLDWWARRKGISLLGTGDFTHPAWREELKAQLEPAGDGVYQLREAYRLPFATPGETPRFVVTGEISSIYKRDGKTRKVHNLILLPSLEAADELSARLEAIGNIHSDGRPILGLDSRDLLELTLETCPEAEFIPAHIWTPHFSMFGAFSDFDTVSACFDDMTPHIHAVETGLSSDPPMNWRVSALDGLTLVSNSDAHSPSKLGREANLLETARTYPALVRAIRTGQGFAGTVEFFPEEGKYHLDGHRNCGVCLTPAETAARGGLCPVCGKKLTVGVEHRVEALADRPADFRPAAAKPFESLAPLPEAIAASTGGSATGKKTLEQYERMLRELGPEFYILRQAPIPDIEQVAGPCVAEGIRRLRIGQVDRRAGFDGEYGTISLLTPAEIERFSGQISLFGAEAPRQKKKAANSLVQTAPKLAAAPVEEAPNPEQLAAIAAAEQTVAVVAGPGTGKTKTLVARIAHLIEERGVKPGEITAVTFTNQAAAEMRDRLEKRLGGKRAVQRMTIGTFHAICLNLLKGARLIGQGEALTVAAQVLREHAGKGGARALLQAVSRVKNGASLEDTGLDGGLYEAYCARLRQMGVLDFDDLLTEALGLDTAGLKSFSHLLVDEFQDINDTQYALIRAWSEHGKSLFVIGDPDQSIYGFRGASGRCFERLLEDCPKAREIRLQQNYRSAPEILAAAAPVIEQNPGGSRALAAHRAPGAAVRLVRAADGFAEGIFIAKEIGRMVGGVDMLEAQKLEHEREIRAFSDIAVLCRTHRQLELIEKCLTHDDIPCIISGREDFLDDDTVRGALAFWRSLQAPDDAAALETALHLLWHCPADLIQKAQAACAALDTFDPDPLRPLAAGYGHLEAWLGRAEEWLPHMKEKPRKLAERWAEQYGDSPALARLRDMAVFYATLSELWNALTLGQEADLRRTAGKGWQSGAVRLMTLHGSKGLEFPAVFVAGITAGSLPLESQARPADLEEERRLFYVGMTRARDELILTAGGEPSVFLNDLPDRVRRENAARRRDAPLEQISLF; encoded by the coding sequence ATGTATATCGCGGATCTGCATATTCATTCCCGTTTTTCCCGCGCCACCAGCCACGAATGCGACGCGCCCCATCTGGATTGGTGGGCCCGTCGCAAGGGGATCTCGCTGCTTGGCACGGGCGATTTCACGCACCCCGCGTGGCGCGAAGAGCTAAAGGCGCAGCTTGAACCCGCAGGGGACGGCGTGTATCAGCTGCGGGAGGCATATCGCCTGCCCTTCGCCACGCCCGGAGAAACGCCCCGCTTTGTCGTGACGGGCGAGATCAGCTCCATCTACAAGCGGGACGGCAAGACCCGCAAGGTGCATAATTTAATTTTACTGCCCAGTCTGGAAGCGGCGGACGAGCTGTCCGCGCGGCTGGAAGCCATCGGCAATATCCATTCGGACGGGCGGCCCATTCTGGGGCTGGACAGCCGCGACCTGCTCGAATTGACGCTCGAGACCTGCCCGGAGGCCGAGTTTATCCCCGCGCACATCTGGACGCCGCACTTTTCCATGTTCGGCGCGTTTTCGGACTTCGACACCGTTTCCGCGTGCTTTGACGATATGACGCCCCACATCCACGCAGTAGAGACCGGACTCTCCTCCGACCCGCCGATGAACTGGCGCGTTTCCGCGCTGGACGGGTTGACGCTGGTATCGAACTCGGACGCGCACTCCCCATCGAAGCTGGGCCGCGAGGCCAATTTGCTGGAGACCGCGCGCACCTATCCCGCGCTGGTTCGCGCTATCCGCACCGGCCAAGGGTTTGCGGGCACGGTGGAGTTTTTCCCGGAGGAAGGCAAATACCATTTGGACGGGCACCGGAATTGCGGCGTTTGCTTAACGCCTGCCGAGACCGCCGCGCGGGGCGGACTATGCCCGGTCTGCGGCAAAAAGCTGACCGTCGGCGTGGAGCACCGGGTCGAAGCGCTGGCCGATCGCCCCGCGGATTTCCGTCCCGCAGCGGCCAAGCCCTTTGAAAGCCTTGCGCCGCTGCCCGAGGCCATTGCGGCTTCCACCGGCGGCTCGGCCACGGGCAAAAAAACGCTGGAACAGTACGAGCGCATGCTCCGCGAATTGGGCCCGGAATTTTATATTTTGCGGCAAGCGCCAATCCCGGATATCGAACAGGTTGCGGGGCCGTGCGTGGCCGAGGGCATTCGCCGCCTTCGCATCGGTCAGGTAGACCGGCGCGCCGGCTTTGACGGCGAATACGGCACCATTTCCCTGTTAACGCCCGCCGAGATCGAGCGGTTCAGCGGCCAGATCTCCCTATTCGGCGCGGAAGCGCCGCGGCAAAAGAAAAAAGCGGCCAATTCGCTTGTCCAAACCGCCCCGAAGCTAGCCGCCGCACCGGTGGAGGAAGCGCCGAACCCGGAGCAGCTGGCGGCGATTGCCGCCGCGGAACAGACGGTGGCGGTCGTGGCCGGGCCGGGCACGGGCAAGACCAAAACGCTGGTCGCCCGCATCGCCCATTTAATCGAAGAACGGGGCGTGAAGCCGGGCGAGATCACCGCCGTTACCTTTACCAACCAAGCGGCCGCCGAAATGCGCGATCGTTTGGAAAAGCGGCTGGGCGGCAAACGCGCGGTGCAGCGCATGACCATCGGCACCTTTCACGCGATTTGTCTGAACCTTTTAAAGGGCGCGCGTCTGATCGGTCAGGGCGAGGCGCTTACCGTCGCGGCGCAGGTGCTCCGCGAGCACGCGGGCAAGGGCGGCGCACGCGCGCTGCTGCAAGCGGTCTCCCGCGTAAAAAACGGCGCGTCTTTGGAGGATACCGGGCTAGACGGCGGCCTATATGAAGCTTACTGCGCGCGCCTGCGGCAAATGGGCGTTTTGGATTTCGACGACCTGCTCACCGAAGCGCTGGGGCTGGATACCGCGGGCCTAAAAAGCTTTTCCCACCTGCTGGTGGACGAATTTCAGGACATCAACGACACCCAATATGCGCTGATCCGCGCGTGGAGCGAACACGGCAAAAGCCTGTTCGTCATCGGCGACCCGGACCAGTCTATTTACGGCTTTCGCGGCGCAAGCGGCCGCTGCTTTGAGCGGCTGTTGGAGGACTGCCCGAAAGCGCGCGAAATCCGCCTACAGCAAAATTACCGCTCCGCGCCGGAAATTCTCGCTGCGGCCGCGCCGGTGATCGAGCAAAACCCCGGCGGTTCCCGCGCGCTTGCCGCGCACCGCGCCCCCGGCGCCGCCGTGCGTCTGGTGCGGGCGGCGGACGGTTTCGCGGAGGGGATCTTCATCGCCAAGGAAATTGGCCGCATGGTCGGCGGCGTCGATATGCTGGAAGCGCAAAAGCTGGAGCACGAACGGGAGATACGCGCCTTTTCCGATATCGCGGTGCTTTGCCGCACGCACCGGCAGTTAGAACTGATTGAAAAATGCCTGACGCACGACGATATCCCCTGCATCATCAGCGGCCGGGAGGATTTTCTGGATGATGATACGGTGCGCGGCGCGCTCGCCTTCTGGCGGTCGCTCCAAGCGCCGGACGACGCGGCGGCGCTTGAGACCGCGCTTCACCTGCTGTGGCACTGTCCGGCCGATCTGATCCAAAAGGCGCAGGCGGCCTGCGCCGCGTTGGACACGTTCGATCCCGATCCTCTGCGCCCGCTCGCGGCGGGCTACGGCCATCTGGAAGCGTGGCTCGGGCGCGCCGAGGAATGGCTGCCCCATATGAAGGAAAAGCCCCGCAAGCTGGCGGAACGCTGGGCGGAGCAGTACGGCGATTCGCCCGCTCTGGCGCGCCTGCGGGACATGGCGGTGTTTTACGCCACCCTGTCCGAGCTGTGGAACGCGCTGACGTTGGGGCAGGAAGCCGACTTGCGCCGCACCGCGGGCAAGGGCTGGCAGTCCGGCGCGGTGCGGCTGATGACGCTGCACGGCTCCAAGGGGCTGGAATTTCCCGCCGTGTTCGTGGCCGGTATCACCGCAGGGTCGCTTCCGCTGGAATCGCAGGCGCGCCCGGCCGACCTCGAAGAGGAACGGCGGCTGTTCTACGTCGGCATGACGCGCGCGCGGGACGAGCTGATCCTTACCGCGGGCGGCGAGCCCTCTGTTTTCCTAAACGACCTGCCTGACCGTGTCAGGCGGGAAAACGCCGCGCGGCGGCGTGACGCTCCGCTGGAGCAGATCAGCCTATTTTAA
- a CDS encoding ABC transporter ATP-binding protein, whose product MLHVQNIEKYYGSKNNVTKALDRISFDVTDGEFIAIMGASGSGKTTLLNCISTIDTVSAGSILLDGEDIADLPQSELARFRRERLGFVFQDFNLLDTLTLEENIGLALTINHVDGRTVQKQVMNVAQKLGIEDVLGKFPYQVSGGQKQRAACARAMVAGQSLILADEPTGALDSKASKNLLEIMSRMNRDMGATILMVTHDTYSASYASRVLFLKDGRLFNELIRADRTRTVLYHEILDVLALLGGDVSDVI is encoded by the coding sequence ATGCTGCATGTACAAAACATTGAAAAATATTACGGAAGCAAAAACAACGTGACCAAGGCGCTCGACCGCATCAGCTTTGACGTGACGGACGGTGAATTCATCGCCATCATGGGCGCGTCCGGCAGCGGCAAGACCACGCTGCTCAACTGTATTTCCACCATCGACACGGTAAGCGCGGGCAGTATTTTGCTGGACGGCGAGGATATCGCCGACCTGCCGCAGAGCGAGCTTGCCCGCTTCCGACGGGAGAGGCTGGGCTTTGTCTTTCAGGATTTCAACCTGTTGGACACGCTGACGCTAGAAGAAAATATCGGCCTTGCCCTTACGATCAACCACGTGGACGGCCGCACCGTGCAAAAGCAGGTCATGAACGTGGCGCAAAAGCTGGGCATCGAGGACGTGCTGGGCAAGTTCCCCTATCAGGTATCCGGCGGACAAAAGCAGCGCGCGGCCTGCGCCCGCGCCATGGTGGCCGGGCAATCGCTCATTCTGGCCGACGAACCCACCGGCGCGCTGGATTCCAAGGCTTCCAAAAACCTGTTGGAAATCATGTCGCGCATGAACCGGGATATGGGCGCTACCATCCTTATGGTCACGCACGACACGTACAGCGCCAGCTATGCTTCGCGCGTGCTGTTTCTGAAAGACGGGCGGCTGTTCAACGAGCTGATCCGCGCGGACCGCACCCGGACCGTGCTTTACCACGAAATACTCGACGTGCTGGCTCTGCTGGGGGGTGACGTCAGTGACGTTATCTAA
- a CDS encoding DUF134 domain-containing protein — MARPQKCRCICSKPQTTRFVPENGGAGPAVTLGYDEYEVIRLLDHVRLTQEQCALKMRVSRTTVTRMYDAARRKIAEALVCGKGIEIAGGDVIVCAGPKPQCSQEPHCCHRSSGNKEETA; from the coding sequence ATGGCAAGGCCGCAAAAATGCCGGTGCATTTGCTCCAAGCCGCAGACCACCCGTTTTGTTCCTGAAAATGGCGGGGCGGGCCCGGCGGTGACCCTTGGTTACGACGAATACGAGGTGATCCGCCTGCTCGATCATGTCCGGCTCACGCAGGAGCAGTGCGCCCTGAAAATGCGCGTTTCCCGCACCACCGTGACGCGCATGTACGACGCGGCGCGCCGCAAGATCGCCGAAGCGCTCGTATGCGGCAAGGGCATCGAGATCGCCGGGGGCGACGTCATCGTCTGCGCCGGTCCCAAGCCCCAATGTTCGCAAGAACCGCATTGCTGCCACCGCAGCAGCGGAAACAAGGAGGAAACTGCATGA
- a CDS encoding ABC transporter permease, with protein sequence MTLSKLSLRNARRQARDYLVYFVTIVMAAALVYAFNGLVFSQEIRTLSSMMESLPIAIAFSSLVVICIIGWLVQYTTTFMLAKRSRELGTYILIGLESRQVARLFFLENLAVGGVALALGTLLGNLFFQALRAITLALFGAPYTFSFAFSLSAILLTLFYFALMYLFALFKSRKRIRTMKICDLIYFDRKNEGEVIQKSRLRRRIFVVSIVCGVIGTLLLLLRNLLFGIVGACFIIFFLFGFFLSFSSGVPAYFDKRPGKKYKGHTLLIFRSLSAKLATMGVVMATIALLFTATLISEGTGLLFHTMFQSRTEQTTCFDLFIGSTGRDDTRFDDYLTYIDANIPVRDFREYHIYQGENLQVTNYVENHADYWKLFDCDTLMKASDYTALRAMLGYPAVSLGPDEYVVHCMPYLESVMRGYTEALTVGGEPLLPGGVYTETFTQSLWDGNGRGFVLVVPDAVAEARPVNHSIYAAMTDAPVPAADYRALSDIRDARDETIDGYDTLFSKAAVEAENASSYAIIVFPLFYLALVLTMVSATILTIQQLSETSRYHRQFELLHKLGMERREMKQALYRQFAIYYTMPAIPPLFISIPFILALGSALDPGDLAGPAQLFQIAGITLGIFFFIYFVYILTAYVSMKRNVLPE encoded by the coding sequence GTGACGTTATCTAAGCTTTCCCTGCGCAACGCCCGGCGGCAGGCGCGCGACTATCTTGTCTACTTTGTCACGATCGTCATGGCCGCCGCGCTGGTCTATGCTTTTAACGGGCTTGTCTTCTCGCAGGAGATCCGCACGCTTTCCAGCATGATGGAAAGCCTTCCGATCGCGATCGCCTTTTCCAGTCTGGTGGTCATTTGTATCATCGGTTGGCTGGTGCAATACACCACCACCTTTATGCTGGCCAAACGCAGCCGCGAGCTCGGCACCTATATCCTGATCGGTCTGGAAAGCCGTCAGGTCGCCCGGCTGTTCTTTCTGGAGAATTTGGCGGTCGGCGGCGTCGCGCTGGCGCTGGGCACGCTGCTCGGCAATCTGTTCTTTCAGGCGCTGCGCGCCATCACGTTGGCGCTGTTCGGCGCGCCCTATACGTTCAGCTTTGCCTTTTCCCTGTCGGCCATTTTGCTCACGCTATTCTATTTCGCGCTGATGTACCTGTTCGCGCTTTTTAAGAGCCGCAAGCGCATCCGCACCATGAAAATTTGCGACTTGATCTATTTTGACCGCAAAAACGAAGGCGAGGTTATCCAAAAAAGCCGCTTGAGGCGCAGGATCTTTGTTGTTTCCATCGTATGCGGCGTCATTGGTACGCTGCTGCTCCTTTTGCGCAATTTACTATTCGGTATCGTCGGCGCGTGCTTCATCATTTTTTTCCTGTTCGGATTCTTTCTCAGCTTTTCCTCCGGCGTACCCGCCTATTTCGACAAGCGGCCGGGGAAAAAGTATAAGGGGCACACACTGCTGATATTCCGTTCCCTTTCGGCCAAGCTGGCCACCATGGGCGTGGTCATGGCGACGATCGCCCTGTTGTTTACCGCCACGCTGATCAGCGAGGGCACCGGCCTGCTGTTCCACACCATGTTTCAAAGCCGCACGGAGCAGACCACCTGCTTTGACCTGTTTATCGGCTCCACCGGGCGGGACGACACCCGCTTTGACGATTACCTGACTTATATTGACGCCAACATCCCCGTGCGCGATTTCCGGGAGTATCATATCTATCAGGGTGAAAATTTGCAGGTCACAAATTATGTCGAGAATCACGCGGACTATTGGAAGCTATTTGACTGCGACACCCTGATGAAAGCCAGCGACTACACCGCGCTGCGCGCCATGCTGGGCTATCCCGCGGTCTCGCTTGGGCCGGACGAGTATGTGGTCCACTGCATGCCCTATCTGGAAAGCGTGATGCGGGGCTATACCGAAGCCCTGACCGTGGGCGGCGAGCCCCTACTGCCGGGCGGCGTTTATACGGAAACCTTTACCCAGTCCCTCTGGGACGGCAACGGCCGCGGCTTTGTGCTCGTCGTGCCCGACGCGGTGGCCGAAGCCCGGCCGGTCAACCACAGCATCTACGCCGCCATGACGGACGCGCCGGTGCCCGCCGCCGACTATCGCGCCCTGTCCGATATCCGCGATGCAAGGGACGAAACGATCGACGGATACGACACGCTTTTCTCCAAGGCCGCCGTCGAGGCGGAGAACGCCTCGTCGTACGCGATCATCGTCTTTCCGCTTTTCTATCTGGCGCTGGTGCTCACCATGGTATCCGCCACCATCCTGACCATTCAGCAGCTCAGCGAGACCAGCCGCTACCACCGGCAATTTGAACTTTTGCACAAGCTGGGGATGGAGCGGCGTGAAATGAAGCAGGCTCTATACCGTCAGTTCGCGATCTATTATACCATGCCCGCCATACCGCCGCTGTTCATCAGTATCCCCTTTATTCTGGCGCTGGGCAGCGCGCTCGATCCCGGCGATCTGGCCGGGCCCGCGCAGCTTTTCCAAATCGCTGGCATTACCCTCGGCATCTTCTTTTTCATCTACTTCGTCTATATCCTGACGGCCTACGTCAGCATGAAGCGAAACGTCCTGCCCGAGTAA
- a CDS encoding HD domain-containing protein — protein sequence MESEIHRMARNIVEHPRYQQLREFQHHGEANSVYDHSLAVAECAYGIARKMRLSEDETASVVRAALLHDFFGYDWHSDRFRRYLKHFSGLRRLGRMHAFVHGHIAADRARFTFRLSESECEAIARHMFPLAAMPRTRVAWIVTLADKVVASREMSIALGGYMSAFYRKVIA from the coding sequence ATGGAAAGTGAAATACACCGCATGGCGCGGAATATCGTCGAGCACCCGCGTTACCAGCAGCTGCGCGAATTTCAGCACCACGGTGAGGCCAACTCCGTTTACGACCATTCGCTGGCCGTGGCCGAGTGCGCCTATGGGATCGCCCGTAAGATGCGTCTGTCGGAGGACGAGACCGCTTCCGTTGTGCGCGCGGCTCTTCTGCATGATTTCTTCGGATACGACTGGCACAGCGACCGGTTCCGCCGGTACTTGAAACATTTTTCCGGTTTGCGCCGACTTGGGCGCATGCACGCCTTTGTGCACGGCCATATCGCGGCCGACCGGGCCCGCTTCACCTTTCGCCTAAGCGAGAGCGAATGCGAGGCCATTGCGCGCCATATGTTTCCGCTTGCCGCTATGCCGCGTACCCGCGTGGCTTGGATCGTCACGCTGGCCGACAAAGTCGTCGCTTCCCGTGAAATGAGTATCGCGCTTGGCGGCTATATGTCCGCGTTCTACCGCAAGGTCATTGCGTAA
- a CDS encoding response regulator transcription factor, which produces MQKIMIIEDDPAIRDELALLLGNEGFEPLTVTDFTLVTAQIAARAPDLILLDLGLPGRDGFSLCAEIHKQSAVPIIFVTSRDSAMDELRALSLGGDDYITKPYNIPVLLARVKAVLRRSGGAADTADVLETKGLTLSLAGGVASKGAQTVELTRNEIKILAHLMNRPDEIVSRADLIEALWDSQIYIDDNTLSVNMTRLRAKLEGLGLPGYIKTRRGLGYQI; this is translated from the coding sequence ATGCAAAAAATCATGATCATAGAAGACGACCCGGCGATCCGGGACGAGCTGGCGCTGCTGCTTGGCAACGAGGGCTTTGAGCCGCTGACCGTCACGGATTTCACACTGGTGACGGCACAGATCGCCGCGCGCGCGCCGGACCTGATCCTGCTCGATCTGGGCCTTCCCGGCAGAGACGGCTTTTCGCTGTGCGCCGAGATCCATAAGCAATCCGCCGTGCCCATCATTTTCGTGACCAGCCGCGATTCCGCGATGGATGAATTGCGGGCGCTCAGTCTGGGCGGGGACGATTACATCACCAAACCCTATAATATCCCCGTGCTTCTGGCCCGCGTCAAAGCCGTGCTGCGGCGCAGCGGCGGCGCGGCGGACACAGCGGACGTACTGGAAACAAAAGGCCTGACGCTCAGCCTCGCGGGGGGCGTCGCTTCCAAGGGGGCGCAAACCGTGGAACTGACCCGCAACGAAATCAAAATTCTGGCCCATTTAATGAACCGCCCCGACGAGATCGTTTCCCGCGCCGATCTGATCGAAGCCCTGTGGGACAGTCAGATCTATATCGACGATAATACACTGAGCGTAAATATGACCCGGCTGCGCGCCAAGCTGGAAGGGCTGGGCCTGCCCGGCTATATCAAGACCCGGCGCGGATTGGGGTACCAGATATGA
- a CDS encoding sensor histidine kinase yields the protein MKFGEFLSDRLGRLAVQLLFMAAVAVFLLSTGTQSGVLTIFLIFWFLLMAGTQGYDYYKCRAHLNELTAIMDGLDQKHLFAACAPKPKSPYERRLFELMRRSGKAMIEAVSDAEAGRKEYRAYVESWVHEIKTPITAAQLLCRHADAETRRKLSYELAQIDNHVERALFYARAESSEKDFIIRQTDLAEIAAQAIERHRTLLIQNGVRVQTEGLDQTVYTDGKWAGFMLGQLLQNAVRYRGNAPVITLSARRLGRQVQLTVRDNGIGIPPHELSRVMERGFTGSNGRARGGATGMGLYLCRRLAGFLQIDLRLASVLGRETSVSLTFPAQENLSKM from the coding sequence ATGAAGTTTGGCGAATTTTTATCCGACCGGCTGGGGCGGCTGGCCGTGCAGCTGCTGTTCATGGCGGCCGTGGCCGTATTCCTGTTGTCCACGGGCACACAGTCTGGCGTGCTTACCATTTTTCTAATCTTCTGGTTTCTGCTCATGGCTGGCACGCAAGGGTACGATTATTACAAATGCCGCGCCCATCTGAACGAACTGACCGCCATTATGGATGGGCTCGATCAAAAGCACCTGTTCGCCGCGTGCGCGCCGAAACCCAAGAGCCCTTACGAGCGCCGGCTGTTCGAGCTGATGCGCCGGTCCGGCAAGGCGATGATCGAAGCGGTATCGGACGCGGAGGCCGGCCGGAAGGAATACCGCGCCTACGTGGAAAGCTGGGTGCACGAAATTAAAACGCCCATCACGGCGGCCCAGCTCCTTTGCCGCCATGCCGACGCGGAAACGCGGCGCAAGCTCTCCTACGAGCTTGCGCAGATCGATAATCATGTGGAGCGCGCGCTTTTTTACGCCCGGGCCGAAAGCTCGGAAAAGGACTTTATCATCCGCCAAACCGATCTGGCGGAGATCGCGGCGCAGGCGATTGAACGCCACCGCACGCTATTGATCCAAAACGGCGTGCGCGTGCAAACGGAAGGGCTTGACCAAACCGTTTATACGGATGGCAAATGGGCCGGCTTTATGCTGGGCCAGCTGCTGCAAAACGCGGTGCGCTATCGCGGGAACGCGCCGGTCATCACGCTATCCGCGCGGCGGTTGGGGCGGCAGGTGCAGCTTACGGTGCGGGATAACGGCATCGGCATTCCCCCGCACGAGCTGTCCCGCGTGATGGAGCGTGGCTTTACCGGCAGCAACGGCCGCGCGCGCGGCGGCGCGACCGGCATGGGGCTTTATCTCTGCCGCCGGCTGGCGGGCTTTTTGCAGATCGATCTGCGCCTTGCCTCCGTCCTTGGCCGGGAGACCAGCGTCAGCCTGACCTTTCCCGCCCAAGAAAACCTTTCAAAAATGTAA